A stretch of Pseudolysobacter antarcticus DNA encodes these proteins:
- a CDS encoding porin — MSTFKQASSLRIHSRYAKKFRTTTLISALFCAANCVTAAHAAEDESLTWNGITLYGVFDIGVAYQTHGTPLSQDWFVGLEYLISKNSNKSITSVAPNGLSQSKIGLKGVEPISEGLSAVFNSEIGFDPQSGNLADALKSLTHNNGVALDRQTSAGDSARAGQVFNGQIYAGLSSRDFGTITFGRQNTLLLENILKYDAFSGSYAFSPIGLSGVCAGGGDTENTRLDNSVKYFYKNEMFHGGVMYQFGKTDSSPGEALQTDLGFEYAGFSLDGVYARKKDAIAAASLSAAQVTILPIDSLAATISDNTSYTLGASYILGPLKAFAGYNHIKYQNPSLPITEPFNGLGGYYLSVINNSAFPNPKVLQISWGGLKYAMTKDIDITGAIYHYDQNSYGKVHCSNTSAGTCSGTLEAYSVALDYRFAKRFDAYAGVMFSRVADGLASGFLNTSTADPMIGFRFKF, encoded by the coding sequence ATGAGCACTTTCAAGCAAGCATCGTCGCTGCGGATTCATTCGCGCTACGCAAAAAAGTTTCGTACGACAACACTGATCAGCGCGTTGTTCTGCGCCGCAAATTGCGTGACGGCGGCACACGCCGCCGAGGACGAAAGTCTGACCTGGAACGGCATCACGCTGTATGGCGTGTTCGACATCGGCGTGGCGTACCAGACCCACGGCACGCCATTGAGCCAGGATTGGTTTGTAGGGCTCGAATATCTGATCTCGAAGAACAGCAACAAGTCGATTACCTCGGTAGCGCCGAACGGCTTGAGCCAGTCGAAAATCGGACTCAAGGGAGTCGAGCCGATCAGCGAAGGATTGTCCGCGGTATTCAACAGCGAAATCGGCTTCGATCCGCAATCGGGCAATCTCGCCGATGCACTCAAATCACTGACCCACAACAATGGCGTGGCGCTTGATCGGCAGACTTCCGCGGGCGATAGCGCACGCGCCGGGCAGGTCTTCAACGGCCAGATTTATGCGGGGCTGAGCTCGCGTGATTTCGGCACGATAACCTTCGGCCGACAGAACACGCTGCTGCTCGAAAACATCCTCAAGTACGATGCGTTTTCGGGTTCGTATGCGTTTTCGCCGATCGGCTTGTCGGGCGTATGCGCCGGTGGTGGCGACACCGAAAATACGCGGCTCGACAACTCGGTGAAATATTTCTACAAGAACGAAATGTTTCACGGCGGCGTGATGTACCAGTTCGGCAAAACCGATAGCAGCCCGGGTGAGGCGTTGCAGACGGATCTCGGTTTTGAATACGCCGGCTTCTCGCTCGACGGTGTGTATGCGCGCAAGAAAGATGCGATTGCCGCAGCCTCGTTGAGTGCGGCGCAAGTGACGATTCTGCCGATCGACTCGCTGGCCGCGACAATTTCCGACAACACCTCGTACACGCTGGGCGCGAGTTATATCCTCGGCCCGCTCAAGGCTTTCGCCGGCTACAACCACATCAAATATCAGAACCCGTCGCTGCCGATTACCGAGCCGTTCAACGGGCTCGGCGGCTATTACTTGAGCGTGATCAACAACAGCGCGTTTCCGAATCCGAAGGTGCTGCAGATTTCGTGGGGCGGCCTGAAATACGCGATGACCAAGGATATCGACATCACCGGCGCGATCTATCATTACGATCAAAACAGCTACGGCAAGGTGCACTGTTCCAACACCAGCGCCGGCACCTGCAGCGGCACGCTCGAGGCGTATTCCGTCGCGCTGGATTACCGTTTTGCCAAGCGTTTTGACGCGTATGCAGGCGTGATGTTTTCGCGTGTGGCGGATGGTTTGGCGTCAGGCTTCTTGAATACCTCGACGGCCGATCCGATGATCGGATTTCGCTTCAAGTTCTAG
- a CDS encoding sensor histidine kinase produces the protein MATLADRWRTSAFRLTAIFGALFVVWVIVLLGITYWQTAGYMTRQVDQILRVESENFRRSGEAQLAAKVTASVANDERHIFLYGLFAADGAWRAGNLESPPRDLPEDGEIHHISGRDSGVKYDTSSEVRALAIRVAGGQLLVIGRDVAQLDEFRRIVFRAFVWGAIATILLTLLGGLALSVGPLRRIAQIRQTAQTIIAGNIKNRLPLAQRGDELDMLAGIVNTMLDQIEQLMAEAQGVGDNIAHDLRTPLTRLRALLYRAEQRTDLTDEHRPMLEQAIAETDALLARFRALQRIAEIEDRHRRAAFTQIELESVLRQIRDLYEPLAEEKNIALTLACEAVANVLGDAELLFEALSNLIDNAIKFTPSDGRIEMRLLQADGGAKIEITDSGPGIAANERDAVLQRFYRSENSRQLPGSGLGLSLVSAIVRLHGFTLEFDDAEHGLRVSLLCWPRVVVV, from the coding sequence TTGGCGACGCTGGCTGACCGCTGGCGCACCAGCGCCTTCCGCCTGACCGCGATTTTCGGCGCGTTGTTCGTGGTGTGGGTGATTGTGTTGCTCGGCATCACCTATTGGCAAACCGCCGGCTACATGACGCGCCAGGTCGATCAGATTCTGCGCGTGGAGTCGGAAAATTTCCGGCGCAGCGGCGAGGCGCAACTCGCGGCCAAAGTCACGGCCAGCGTTGCCAACGACGAGCGCCATATTTTTCTGTACGGATTGTTCGCCGCGGATGGCGCGTGGCGTGCTGGCAATCTGGAGTCGCCACCACGAGACTTGCCCGAAGACGGCGAAATCCACCATATCAGCGGACGCGATTCGGGCGTGAAATACGATACGTCGTCCGAGGTGCGGGCGTTGGCGATTCGTGTCGCCGGTGGCCAGTTGCTGGTGATCGGTCGCGATGTCGCGCAGCTCGATGAATTTCGTCGTATCGTTTTTCGCGCCTTCGTCTGGGGTGCGATTGCCACCATCCTGCTGACCCTGCTTGGCGGACTGGCGCTGAGCGTCGGACCGCTGCGCCGTATCGCGCAAATTCGCCAGACCGCGCAAACCATCATCGCCGGCAACATCAAAAATCGCCTGCCGCTGGCGCAGCGTGGCGACGAGCTCGACATGCTCGCCGGCATCGTCAATACAATGCTTGATCAGATCGAGCAATTGATGGCCGAGGCGCAAGGCGTCGGCGACAATATCGCGCACGATTTGCGCACGCCACTGACCCGTCTGCGTGCGCTGCTGTATCGCGCCGAGCAACGCACCGACCTGACCGACGAACATCGCCCGATGTTGGAGCAAGCGATTGCCGAAACCGATGCCTTGCTTGCTCGTTTTCGTGCGTTGCAACGCATCGCGGAAATTGAAGATCGGCATCGCCGCGCAGCATTCACGCAAATCGAACTCGAATCGGTATTACGCCAGATCCGTGATCTGTACGAACCACTCGCCGAGGAAAAAAACATCGCGCTGACGCTGGCATGCGAGGCGGTGGCAAACGTGCTTGGCGACGCCGAGCTTTTGTTCGAGGCACTCAGCAACCTGATCGATAACGCGATCAAATTCACACCAAGCGATGGCCGTATCGAGATGCGGCTCCTGCAAGCGGATGGGGGTGCGAAAATCGAGATTACCGACTCCGGCCCCGGCATCGCCGCGAATGAACGCGATGCGGTCTTGCAGCGGTTTTATCGCAGCGAAAACAGTCGGCAGCTACCCGGCTCGGGGTTGGGTTTGAGCCTGGTTTCGGCAATCGTGCGCCTGCACGGTTTCACGTTGGAGTTCGACGATGCCGAACACGGCTTGCGCGTTTCGCTGCTGTGTTGGCCGCGTGTGGTGGTGGTCTGA
- a CDS encoding response regulator transcription factor — translation MTKVLTIEDDETTAQEIIAELSNHGFEVEWASNGRDGLSKAMTDAYDVMTLDRMLPELDGLEIIRKMRSGGINTPVLMISALSDVDERVRGLRAGGDDYMTKPFASEEMAARLEVLLRRHRVTARETMLRFDTLEIDLLTRSVRRGTRELRLSPAEYRLLEFMLRNSGQVLTRTMIFEEVWGYHFDPGTNLIDVHIARLRRKVDGPGNIPLIETVRGVGYVLGDAG, via the coding sequence ATGACCAAAGTCCTGACCATCGAAGACGACGAAACCACGGCGCAGGAAATCATCGCCGAGCTCAGCAATCACGGCTTCGAGGTCGAATGGGCGAGCAACGGGCGCGATGGCTTGAGCAAGGCGATGACCGATGCCTACGATGTGATGACGCTGGATCGCATGTTGCCGGAGCTTGATGGGCTGGAGATCATCAGGAAAATGCGCAGCGGCGGCATCAATACGCCGGTGCTCATGATCAGTGCACTCAGCGATGTCGACGAAAGAGTGCGCGGCCTGCGCGCCGGCGGTGACGATTACATGACCAAACCGTTTGCGTCCGAAGAAATGGCCGCAAGGCTCGAAGTATTATTGCGGCGTCATCGTGTCACTGCGCGAGAAACCATGCTGCGTTTCGACACTCTTGAAATCGATCTGCTCACGCGCAGCGTGCGCCGCGGCACGCGCGAATTGCGATTGTCGCCGGCGGAATATCGCCTGCTCGAATTCATGTTGCGCAACTCGGGGCAGGTTCTCACGCGCACCATGATCTTCGAGGAAGTCTGGGGTTATCACTTCGATCCCGGCACCAATCTGATCGACGTGCACATCGCGCGCTTGCGGCGCAAGGTCGATGGGCCGGGCAACATTCCTCTGATCGAAACCGTGCGCGGCGTGGGCTACGTTCTTGGCGACGCTGGCTGA
- a CDS encoding efflux RND transporter permease subunit — MLWIVRIALDKPYTFVVLALLILIIGPLSILRTPVDIFPNIKMPVVSVVWTYNGLPANDVSDRIITYFERQMTTAVNDIEHIESQSLPGVGVIKVFFQPSVNINAALAQVTAIAQTVLKRLPPGITPPQILSYNASSVPILQLALSSNKLSDQQLYDLSNNFIRPQLAQVEGAAIPSPYGGKARQVQIDLDPEALRAHGLSPLDVTTAIAAQNLILPSGTEKIGRFEYNVKLNSSPHDLDDLNNLPIKSVDGTTIYIRDVAHVRDGYSPQTNMVRVDGKHSVLTTIQKNGNASTLDIISHVKKLLPTIQAGAPPELDMKAINDQSVFVKNSVAGVIREGVIAAALTALMILLFLGSWRSTLIITVSIPLAILASIITLSALGETINIMTLGGLALAVGILVDDATVTIENINWHLEQGKDVVSAIMDGAAQIVGPALISLLCICIVFVPMFFLNGVARFLFVPMAEAVVFAMIASFVLSRTLVPTMAKYLLHEHSLAHPHASGHLEYVMDDHGAHSVTLHSRNPFARFQQGFEKRVASVRATYRDLLQLALARRGMFVLGFLAVVAASFLLAPWLGENFFPTIDAGQIKLHVRAQTGTRIEETARLCDEIEQKIRGIIPPSDLGGVIDNIGLPVSGINISYSNSAPIGPADADILISLKPDHAPTEEYLHDLRETLPSAFPGTSFAFLPADIVSQILNFGLPAPIDVQVIGFKRDENRAYAAKILDRINHIPGIADVRIQQVFNQPVLNVNVDRTRSEELGLTQRDVATSLLVSLSGSYQTAPTQWVNPKNHVSYPLVAQTPQYRISSLSDLQNIPVTGAASSKPQILGALGNVTRGMSEGVVSHYDVQPVIDIFGAVQGRDLGAVARDIQAILDDTQKDVPKGSTVALRGQVETMNASFDGLFYGLIGAIVLIYLLIVVNFQSWLDPFVIITALPAALAGIVWMLFITHTTLSVPALTGAIMCMGVATANSILIVSFARERMTHGSDATTAAIEAGFTRFRPVLMTALAMIIGMLPMALGLGEGGEQNAPLGRAVIGGLLFATCATLFFVPAIFSIVHTRGVKRESDPSSSPVMGQTSFAE; from the coding sequence ATGTTGTGGATCGTACGCATTGCGCTGGACAAGCCCTACACGTTCGTCGTGCTTGCCTTGCTGATTTTGATCATCGGACCGTTGTCGATCCTGCGCACGCCGGTCGATATTTTTCCGAACATCAAGATGCCCGTGGTCAGCGTGGTCTGGACTTACAACGGCCTGCCTGCCAATGACGTTTCGGATCGCATCATCACCTACTTCGAACGTCAGATGACCACGGCGGTCAACGATATCGAGCACATCGAATCGCAATCGTTGCCGGGCGTTGGCGTGATCAAGGTCTTTTTCCAGCCCAGCGTCAATATCAACGCCGCGCTGGCGCAGGTAACGGCAATTGCGCAAACCGTGCTGAAGCGTTTGCCGCCCGGCATCACGCCACCGCAGATATTGAGTTACAACGCATCGAGCGTGCCGATCCTGCAGCTTGCATTGTCGAGCAACAAACTTTCCGATCAACAACTTTATGATCTGTCCAACAACTTCATCCGCCCGCAACTCGCGCAGGTCGAAGGTGCAGCGATTCCATCACCTTACGGCGGCAAGGCGCGTCAGGTGCAGATCGATCTCGATCCCGAGGCATTGCGCGCGCACGGCCTGTCGCCGCTCGATGTCACTACCGCGATTGCGGCACAGAACCTGATCCTGCCGAGCGGCACGGAAAAAATCGGCCGTTTCGAATACAACGTCAAACTCAATTCCAGTCCGCACGATCTGGACGATCTCAACAACCTGCCGATCAAGTCAGTGGACGGCACCACAATCTACATTCGCGATGTAGCGCATGTACGCGACGGTTATTCGCCGCAGACCAATATGGTGCGTGTCGACGGCAAGCATTCGGTACTGACGACGATCCAGAAAAACGGCAATGCCTCGACGCTCGACATCATCAGTCACGTCAAGAAATTGCTACCGACGATCCAGGCCGGGGCGCCGCCCGAACTCGATATGAAGGCGATCAACGATCAGTCGGTGTTCGTCAAAAATTCAGTCGCCGGCGTGATCCGCGAGGGCGTGATCGCCGCCGCATTGACCGCGTTGATGATCTTGCTGTTTCTCGGTAGCTGGCGCTCGACCTTAATCATCACGGTATCGATTCCGTTGGCGATCCTCGCCTCGATCATCACGCTGTCGGCGCTCGGCGAAACCATCAATATCATGACGCTCGGCGGGCTTGCGCTCGCGGTCGGCATCCTCGTCGACGATGCCACGGTGACGATCGAAAACATCAACTGGCATCTGGAACAAGGCAAAGATGTGGTCAGCGCGATCATGGACGGCGCGGCGCAGATCGTCGGGCCGGCGCTGATTTCGCTGTTGTGCATCTGCATCGTGTTCGTGCCGATGTTTTTCCTCAACGGCGTCGCGCGTTTCCTGTTCGTGCCGATGGCCGAGGCCGTGGTGTTCGCGATGATTGCGTCATTCGTGCTGTCGCGCACCCTGGTGCCGACCATGGCGAAATATCTGTTGCATGAACATTCGCTCGCGCATCCGCATGCGTCGGGTCATCTCGAATACGTGATGGACGATCACGGTGCGCATTCGGTCACGCTACATTCGCGCAATCCGTTCGCTCGCTTCCAGCAAGGTTTCGAAAAACGCGTCGCCAGCGTGCGCGCCACCTACCGCGATCTGCTGCAACTAGCACTCGCGCGGCGAGGCATGTTTGTGCTCGGTTTTCTCGCCGTCGTCGCGGCATCGTTCCTGCTCGCGCCATGGCTCGGCGAGAATTTTTTCCCGACCATCGATGCCGGCCAGATCAAGCTGCATGTGCGTGCGCAAACCGGTACGCGCATCGAAGAAACCGCGCGCCTTTGCGACGAGATTGAACAGAAAATCCGCGGCATCATTCCGCCATCCGATCTTGGCGGCGTGATCGACAATATCGGCCTGCCGGTCAGCGGCATCAATATTTCGTATAGCAACTCTGCACCAATCGGTCCGGCCGATGCCGACATCCTGATTTCGTTGAAGCCCGACCACGCGCCGACCGAAGAATACCTGCACGACTTGCGCGAAACCCTGCCGTCGGCGTTTCCAGGAACGAGTTTCGCTTTCCTGCCGGCGGATATCGTCAGCCAGATTCTCAACTTCGGCCTGCCCGCGCCCATCGATGTGCAGGTGATCGGTTTCAAGCGCGACGAAAACCGGGCGTATGCCGCGAAAATTCTCGATCGCATCAATCATATTCCGGGCATCGCCGATGTGCGCATCCAGCAGGTGTTCAACCAGCCGGTGCTTAACGTGAATGTTGATCGCACGCGTTCGGAAGAACTCGGTCTGACCCAGCGCGATGTGGCGACGAGTTTGCTCGTGAGTTTGTCCGGCAGTTACCAGACCGCGCCGACGCAGTGGGTGAATCCGAAGAATCACGTCTCGTATCCGCTGGTCGCGCAGACGCCGCAATATCGCATCAGCAGCCTGAGCGATCTGCAGAATATTCCAGTCACCGGAGCAGCATCGAGCAAGCCGCAAATCCTCGGTGCGCTCGGTAATGTCACGCGCGGCATGAGCGAAGGCGTGGTATCGCACTACGACGTGCAACCGGTCATCGATATTTTCGGTGCGGTGCAAGGCCGCGATCTCGGCGCGGTGGCGCGCGATATCCAGGCAATCCTCGACGATACGCAAAAAGACGTACCAAAAGGCTCGACCGTGGCGCTGCGCGGCCAAGTCGAAACCATGAATGCATCATTCGATGGATTGTTCTACGGCCTGATCGGCGCGATCGTTTTGATCTACTTGCTGATCGTGGTGAATTTTCAATCGTGGCTGGATCCGTTCGTCATCATCACCGCGCTGCCTGCCGCGCTGGCCGGTATCGTCTGGATGCTGTTCATCACCCACACCACCTTGAGCGTGCCAGCGCTGACCGGCGCGATCATGTGCATGGGCGTGGCGACCGCGAACAGCATCCTCATCGTGAGTTTTGCGCGCGAACGCATGACGCACGGATCGGACGCCACCACCGCCGCGATCGAAGCCGGCTTCACACGTTTTCGCCCGGTGCTGATGACCGCGCTGGCGATGATCATCGGCATGTTGCCGATGGCGCTAGGCCTCGGCGAAGGTGGCGAGCAGAACGCGCCGCTCGGTCGTGCGGTGATCGGCGGATTGCTGTTCGCGACCTGCGCCACCTTGTTTTTTGTCCCGGCGATTTTCAGCATCGTGCATACGCGCGGCGTGAAGCGCGAGTCCGATCCATCCTCGAGTCCCGTGATGGGACAGACCAGTTTTGCGGAGTAA
- a CDS encoding efflux RND transporter periplasmic adaptor subunit: protein MSSHHRISSRQLHLSGVIALVIAIAVAAFGIYSRVHGEVALKHWTDERAIRTVTLIEPGKNSAEQALILPGNVQAFVDAPIYARATGYLKRWYVDIGTPVKAGQLLAELETPEIDQQLRQAEADLATAQANAKLANITAQRWQNMLSADSVSKQESDEKSGNADARKAGVAAAQANVARLRELESFKRIVAPFDGILTARNTDVGALIDAGNGKGAELFRVADISRLRIYVNVPQSFAGAIKPGMLAEVHLPGRSGNGVAAKVVNTAQAINPSTRSLLVELQADNSNGQLLAGSYAEVHFSLPAQAGVMRLPSSALLFREQGMQVGTLGTDNKVQLKQIEIGRDFGTEVEVLNGLDADARVIDNPSDSLSQNETVKIAQTTTPTVANQ from the coding sequence ATGTCGTCCCATCATCGCATTTCATCCAGGCAACTGCATTTATCCGGCGTGATCGCGCTGGTGATCGCCATCGCGGTCGCCGCGTTTGGCATCTACTCGCGCGTGCATGGCGAAGTCGCGCTGAAACACTGGACCGACGAACGCGCGATCAGAACGGTCACGCTGATCGAGCCGGGCAAAAATAGCGCGGAGCAAGCATTGATCCTGCCCGGCAACGTGCAGGCGTTTGTCGATGCGCCGATCTACGCGCGCGCCACCGGCTACCTGAAACGCTGGTATGTCGATATCGGCACGCCGGTAAAAGCCGGGCAATTATTGGCCGAACTCGAAACGCCCGAGATCGATCAACAGCTGCGCCAGGCCGAAGCCGATCTGGCTACCGCACAGGCGAATGCAAAGCTCGCCAACATCACCGCGCAGCGCTGGCAGAACATGCTCAGTGCCGATTCCGTCAGCAAGCAGGAGTCGGATGAAAAATCCGGCAACGCCGATGCGCGCAAGGCAGGCGTTGCGGCCGCGCAAGCGAACGTCGCACGACTGCGCGAGCTTGAATCGTTCAAGCGCATCGTGGCACCGTTCGACGGCATACTCACTGCGCGCAACACCGATGTCGGCGCACTGATCGATGCTGGCAACGGCAAGGGCGCCGAGCTGTTTCGTGTCGCCGATATTTCGCGGCTGCGCATCTACGTCAACGTGCCGCAGAGCTTCGCTGGCGCGATCAAACCGGGCATGTTGGCCGAGGTGCATTTGCCCGGGCGCAGCGGCAACGGCGTCGCGGCAAAAGTGGTGAATACCGCGCAGGCAATCAATCCTTCCACGCGCAGTTTGCTGGTCGAATTGCAGGCCGACAATAGCAACGGTCAGCTGCTGGCGGGTTCCTACGCCGAAGTACATTTTTCACTGCCGGCACAGGCCGGGGTGATGCGTTTGCCATCGAGTGCGCTGCTGTTTCGCGAGCAAGGCATGCAGGTCGGTACTCTCGGTACGGATAACAAAGTACAACTCAAGCAGATCGAGATCGGTCGCGATTTTGGTACCGAAGTGGAAGTGCTGAACGGACTCGATGCCGATGCGCGCGTGATCGACAATCCGTCGGATTCGTTGTCGCAAAACGAGACCGTGAAAATCGCTCAAACCACTACGCCGACGGTAGCCAATCAATGA
- a CDS encoding efflux transporter outer membrane subunit, whose protein sequence is MKRTAAFALISTLAGCSFAPTYKTPVVEIPSAFKEAQEWQTATPADQIKRGEWWLAYGDKLLDELEAKVDIANPNLAAAADRYAQARTLVTQAQAARLPLVNAGALSTNNRQSDHRPLRSSSQPDEYGNNDIGMQISYELDLWGRVRNQVAVNEANAQASAADLESVRLSLHAELATDYIALRGFDAEHKLLLDTLDAYARALKVTANRHSGGIGSGLDEARAQTQLDNAKAQISDVATRRALLEHAIASLTGMPASEFSISLQPDILQLPIIPTGLPSTLLQRRPDIAAAERRTAASNQQIGIARAAFFPSITLNAQGGYQNTGGNTWLSAPNTYWSLGPGLLLNLFDGGRRRAEVERARLALDESSQRYRAEVLNAFQQVEDNLALLDLLAKESSDENAATVSATHTLDLAQNRYDNGAVSYLEVIESQTAALQAQRTALSIRTRQLQSSVGLIKAIGGGWSSDLLGESNASKTAQTMTPAHVTN, encoded by the coding sequence ATGAAACGCACGGCGGCATTTGCACTGATATCGACGCTCGCGGGGTGTTCGTTCGCGCCGACTTACAAGACGCCTGTGGTCGAAATACCAAGTGCATTCAAGGAAGCGCAGGAATGGCAGACAGCCACACCTGCAGACCAGATAAAACGAGGTGAATGGTGGCTCGCATATGGCGACAAACTGCTGGATGAACTCGAAGCGAAAGTCGACATTGCCAATCCGAATCTTGCCGCCGCCGCAGATCGCTACGCGCAAGCGCGCACGCTGGTGACGCAGGCGCAAGCGGCGCGTTTGCCGCTGGTCAATGCCGGTGCTTTATCGACCAACAACCGTCAGTCGGATCATCGCCCGCTGCGCTCCAGCTCGCAGCCGGACGAATACGGCAACAACGATATCGGCATGCAGATCAGCTACGAGCTCGACCTATGGGGGCGCGTGCGCAATCAGGTTGCGGTGAACGAGGCGAATGCGCAGGCGAGCGCCGCCGATCTCGAATCGGTAAGGCTCAGTCTGCATGCCGAACTCGCCACCGACTACATCGCGTTGCGCGGTTTTGATGCCGAGCACAAATTGTTGCTGGACACACTCGATGCGTATGCGCGCGCGCTCAAGGTCACGGCGAATCGGCATTCCGGCGGCATCGGCTCCGGCCTCGACGAGGCGCGCGCGCAAACTCAGCTCGACAACGCCAAGGCGCAGATCAGCGATGTCGCCACGCGCCGCGCATTGCTTGAACACGCCATCGCTAGCTTGACGGGTATGCCGGCGTCGGAGTTCTCGATTTCGCTGCAGCCGGATATTTTGCAGTTGCCGATCATCCCGACCGGATTGCCATCCACGCTGCTGCAACGTCGCCCCGACATTGCCGCAGCGGAGCGCCGCACCGCGGCTTCGAATCAGCAAATCGGCATCGCGCGTGCGGCATTTTTTCCAAGCATCACGCTCAACGCGCAAGGCGGTTATCAGAACACTGGCGGCAATACCTGGCTCAGCGCGCCGAACACCTACTGGTCACTCGGCCCGGGTTTATTGCTGAATCTTTTCGATGGTGGTCGACGGCGCGCCGAGGTCGAACGCGCGCGTCTGGCGCTCGACGAATCGAGCCAGCGCTATCGCGCCGAAGTGCTGAATGCGTTCCAGCAGGTTGAGGATAATCTGGCATTGCTGGACTTGCTGGCGAAGGAAAGCAGCGATGAAAACGCGGCAACGGTTTCTGCCACGCACACGCTCGATCTGGCGCAGAATCGCTACGACAACGGAGCAGTGAGTTATCTTGAAGTCATCGAAAGCCAGACGGCGGCGCTGCAAGCACAACGCACGGCGCTGAGCATCCGCACGCGGCAGTTACAATCCAGCGTCGGCTTGATCAAAGCCATTGGCGGCGGCTGGAGCAGCGATCTGCTGGGTGAGTCGAATGCCTCCAAAACCGCACAAACCATGACGCCCGCTCATGTCACGAATTGA
- a CDS encoding BON domain-containing protein, producing the protein MPANASSRWHAAFFVGLIFLAITLSACSIYKKCGLNGCAGDAGITAAVQKEFDERSELKPPNRISIQTLDHVVYLSGLVDTEFERNIAESVAHDVPGVVRVVNSIAVLGTVY; encoded by the coding sequence ATGCCAGCGAACGCGTCCTCGCGTTGGCATGCAGCTTTTTTTGTCGGCCTGATTTTTCTGGCGATCACGTTGTCCGCGTGCTCGATCTACAAGAAATGCGGATTGAATGGCTGTGCTGGCGATGCCGGAATCACCGCTGCCGTGCAGAAAGAATTCGACGAGCGATCGGAGCTGAAACCGCCGAACAGAATCAGTATCCAGACACTGGATCACGTGGTCTATTTGAGCGGTTTGGTCGACACCGAATTCGAACGCAACATCGCCGAATCGGTTGCACACGACGTGCCTGGTGTCGTGCGCGTAGTCAATTCGATCGCAGTGCTCGGCACCGTTTATTGA
- a CDS encoding alginate export family protein, with translation MRRNRRSWLWWIGLALLAGSAPAVYADTAVDVSTPIVDLRYRYANIDNAAFSRTANANTLRILLGYRWVFAQNWAADIEGSDTVALFGSRYNDTANGKTQFPSESDPPSKQVSAAWVGYDDGTIAARIGRQYINLDNQRFFTSGLWRQTPQSFDALSTSWKLQSGTTLQYIYLDKALRSVGHDYPDPLQREWDLKANLLHVDQVLPIGKLSAYDYLVENDTQAKYSWRTAGLRWSGKQAFSDYKLVWAAEFAQQNSWRNNPLHYIADYHLIEASFGVDTINAKLGNEVLGSNGKVGFSSPYGSNHGFNGWASEFKNTPATGLDDRYIGAFGQFSKVFGWSVLWHDFYAERGSRHYGSETNAALTYSLSKQLSAELDYADYRSDGYLVGERKAWLSLEYKY, from the coding sequence ATGCGACGAAATAGACGATCGTGGTTGTGGTGGATCGGTTTGGCTTTGTTAGCGGGCAGTGCGCCGGCTGTGTACGCGGATACCGCTGTCGATGTCAGCACGCCGATCGTCGACCTGCGTTATCGCTACGCCAACATCGACAACGCCGCATTCTCGCGTACTGCCAATGCCAACACCTTGCGCATCTTGTTGGGCTATCGCTGGGTGTTTGCACAGAACTGGGCGGCGGATATCGAAGGCAGCGACACAGTCGCGTTGTTCGGTTCGCGCTACAACGATACGGCCAATGGCAAGACCCAGTTTCCGTCGGAATCCGATCCGCCATCCAAGCAGGTCAGTGCCGCCTGGGTTGGTTATGACGATGGCACGATCGCCGCGCGGATCGGTCGCCAGTACATCAATCTCGACAACCAGCGTTTTTTCACCTCGGGCTTGTGGCGACAGACGCCGCAATCGTTCGATGCCTTGTCCACGAGCTGGAAACTTCAATCCGGCACGACCTTGCAATACATCTATCTCGACAAGGCGTTGCGCAGCGTCGGTCATGATTATCCCGATCCGCTGCAGCGCGAATGGGATTTGAAAGCGAACCTGCTGCATGTCGATCAGGTGCTGCCGATCGGCAAACTCAGCGCCTACGACTACCTTGTCGAAAATGACACCCAAGCCAAATATTCATGGCGAACCGCGGGCTTGCGCTGGTCCGGAAAACAAGCGTTTTCCGACTACAAGCTGGTCTGGGCGGCGGAGTTTGCGCAGCAAAATAGCTGGCGCAACAACCCGCTGCATTACATCGCCGATTATCATCTTATCGAGGCGAGTTTCGGCGTTGATACGATCAACGCCAAGCTCGGTAATGAAGTTCTGGGTAGTAACGGCAAGGTCGGATTTTCATCGCCGTACGGTTCCAATCACGGCTTCAACGGCTGGGCCAGCGAGTTCAAGAACACACCCGCGACAGGACTCGACGACCGCTATATCGGCGCGTTCGGCCAGTTCAGCAAAGTCTTCGGCTGGTCGGTGCTCTGGCATGACTTTTACGCCGAACGTGGTAGCCGCCATTACGGTTCCGAAACCAATGCAGCACTGACCTACAGCCTCAGCAAACAACTCAGCGCTGAACTCGATTACGCCGACTATCGTAGCGACGGTTATCTGGTCGGCGAACGTAAAGCGTGGCTGTCGCTGGAGTACAAATATTAG